In the Salvelinus fontinalis isolate EN_2023a chromosome 34, ASM2944872v1, whole genome shotgun sequence genome, one interval contains:
- the LOC129833102 gene encoding forkhead box protein J1-B-like, protein MPVLPSQEIATRFKEKWMKLHPEDQDNVNGAVHLDDSLTSLQWLQDFTIVSVSLESLAGSTCQPYQLPQPSHLHPQGSDSPSSPPAGDTAASGMPQSAGSPITSSASANRTSYYSLHPTVTNNHHQITVPAKSLDEVDYKTNHEVKPPYSYATLICMALQAGKKNKITLSDIYNWITENFCYYRHAETSWQNSIRHNLSLNKCFMKVPRQKNEPGKGGFWQIDPQYADMFVNGVFKRRRMPDIHFNTQRHSKTQRSSRNRKTQEYHQHFPQAHYTVSHRGAGAGNRRKLSGTKWETVHKSPLLTLDLVEPEALKGELDWAMVFDDVLNGSSNNFEDLDINLALNSLGCKVELSQQDQGRGWHLEKWCSGGADWEHQQACRYMEVTTMGCYSMEEIQQHLNLSTSRLQQPLPLAVHPQHFEELTLFPDEQHRHPWEELKEEVQAVPITLDHSLSFCEGFFTEMQPWGTAESYM, encoded by the exons ATGCCAGTACTACCAAGTCAAGAGATTGCCACCAGATTCAAGGAGAAATGGATGAAGCTTCACCCAGAAGACCAAGACAATGTGAATGGTGCAGTGCACCTTGATGACAGTCTCACCAGCCTCCAATGGCTCCAGGACTTCACCATAGTCAGTGTGAGTCTAGAAAGCCTAGCGGGCTCCACTTGCCAGCCGTACCAGCTGCCTCAGCCCAGCCACCTGCACCCTCAGGGCTCCGACTCCCCCTCCAGTCCACCTGCTGGGGACACTGCAGCCTCCGGCATGCCTCAGAGTGCAGGCAGCCCCATCACCTCCAGTGCCTCAGCCAACAGGACTAGTTACTACTCCCTTCACCCGACAGTGACCAACAACCACCACCAGATCACTGTGCCAGCCAAGTCCCTGGATGAGGTAGACTACAAGACCAACCACGAGGTGAAGCCTCCCTACTCCTACGCCACACTGATCTGCATGGCCTTGCAGGCCGGCAAGAAGAACAAGATCACACTGTCTGATATCTATAACTGGATCACAGAGAACTTCTGCTACTACAGACATGCTGAGACCAGCTGGCAG AACTCTATCCGTCATAACCTGTCACTCAACAAGTGCTTCATGAAGGTTCCCAGGCAGAAGAACGAACCAGGAAAAGGGGGATTCTGGCAGATTGACCCTCAGTACGCAGACATGTTTGTCAATGGAGTCTTCAAGCGCAGGCGGATGCCAGACATCCATTTCAACACCCAGAGACACAGCAAAACCCAAAGATCATCCCGTAACCGAAAAACCCAGGAGTACCACCAGCATTTCCCCCAGGCCCACTACACAGTGTCCCACAGAGGGGCAGGGGCTGGGAACAGACGCAAACTTAGTGGCACAAAGTGGGAGACAGTCCATAAGTCACCACTGTTGACACTGGATCTCGTGGAACCAGAGGCACTGAAGGGTGAACTAGACTGGGCCATGGTGTTTGACGATGTTCTGAATGGGAGCAGCAATAACTTTGAGGATCTAGACATTAACCTAGCTCTGAACTCCCTGGGCTGTAAGGTGGAGCTCTCCCAGCAGGATCAAGGCCGGGGCTGGCACCTGGAGAAGTGGTGCAGCGGAGGGGCTGACTGGGAACACCAGCAGGCCTGCAGGTACATGGAGGTGACCACCATGGGCTGCTACAGCATGGAGGAGATCCAGCAGCACCTCAACCTCAGCACCTCAAGGCTGCAGCAGCCGCTCCCTTTGGCGGTACACCCACAGCACTTTGAGGAGCTGACACTGTTCCCTGATGAGCAGCACAGGCACCCCTGGGAGGAGCTGAAAGAGGAGGTGCAGGCAGTGCCTATCACCCTGGACCATAGTCTCAGCTTCTGTGAAGGCTTCTTCACTGAGATGCAGCCATGGGGGACAGCAGAGTCTTATATGTGA
- the LOC129833105 gene encoding serotonin N-acetyltransferase-like yields the protein MTHQVSRSPFLKPFYTRTPVGGVIPRTQRRHTLPASEFRNLTPQDAISVFEIEREAFVSVSGECPLTLDEVLNFLSQCPELSLGWFEEGQLVAFIIGSGWGKERLEQEAMTQHVPETSAVHIHVLSVHRHARQQGKGSILLWRYLQYLRCVPGLRRALLVCEEFLVPFYQKAGFKEKGPSAITVPNLTFQEMEYHIGGAAYARRNSGC from the exons ATGACACATCAGGTCAGCCGCTCTCCGTTCCTCAAGCCCTTCTACACGAGGACCCCGGTTGGTGGGGTCATTCCGCGAACCCAGAGACGCCACACGCTCCCCGCCAGCGAGTTCAGAAACCTGACCCCACAGGACGCCATCAGCGTGTTCGAGATCGAGAGAGAAG CATTCGTCTCTGTGTCTGGCGAGTGTCCACTCACTCTTGACGAGGTGCTGAACTTCCTAAGTCAGTGTCCGGAGCTCTCCCTGGGCTGGTTTGAAGAGGGCCAGCTGGTGGCGTTCATCATCGGCTCAGGCTGGGGCAAAGAGAGACTGGAGCAG GAGGCCATGACCCAGCATGTCCCAGAAACCTCGGCAGTGCACATCCATGTGCTGTCTGTGCACCGCCACGCTCGCCAGCAGGGTAAAGGTTCCATCCTGCTGTGGCGCTACCTGCAGTACCTGCGATGTGTGCCAGGCCTCCGGAGGGCCCTGCTGGTCTGCGAGGAGTTCCTGGTGCCCTTCTACCAGAAGGCAGGCTTCAAGGAAAAGGGGCCTTCTGCCATCACCGTGCCCAACCTCACCTTCCAGGAGATGGAGTACCATATCGGCGGAGCGGCCTACGCACGGCGGAACAGCGGCTGCTAG